Proteins co-encoded in one Kutzneria chonburiensis genomic window:
- a CDS encoding class F sortase: protein MKKILIGVLLAAGLLVGACGTTSPQSAPAVTTSTAAATTTTTSPAAPSLAASTPVSVDIPKISAHSSLVPLGLNADQTIEVPPVSTPMQAGWYKLGPTPGEIGPAVILGHVDGNKQAGIFYRLHELAAGDKISVGRQDGSTATFTVQKVERDAKDAFPTDAVYGDTSTADLRVITCGGAFDTKAHSYVDNIIVFATLDRA from the coding sequence ATGAAGAAGATCCTGATCGGCGTGCTGCTGGCGGCCGGCCTGCTGGTCGGTGCGTGCGGCACGACGTCGCCGCAGTCCGCGCCGGCGGTAACCACCAGCACAGCCGCGGCCACGACGACCACCACCAGTCCCGCGGCGCCGTCCCTGGCCGCCTCGACGCCGGTGTCGGTGGACATCCCCAAGATCAGTGCGCACTCGTCGCTGGTGCCGTTGGGGCTCAACGCCGACCAGACGATCGAGGTGCCGCCGGTGAGCACGCCGATGCAGGCCGGCTGGTACAAACTCGGGCCGACGCCCGGCGAGATCGGGCCGGCCGTCATCCTCGGCCACGTCGACGGCAACAAGCAGGCCGGCATCTTCTACCGCCTGCACGAGCTGGCCGCCGGCGACAAGATCTCGGTCGGCCGGCAGGACGGCAGCACGGCCACGTTCACCGTGCAGAAGGTGGAGCGCGACGCCAAGGACGCCTTCCCGACCGACGCCGTCTACGGCGACACCTCGACCGCGGACCTCCGCGTGATCACCTGTGGCGGGGCGTTCGACACCAAGGCGCACAGCTACGTGGACAACATCATCGTGTTCGCGACGCTGGACCGCGCCTGA